The Streptomyces fungicidicus nucleotide sequence GAGTCGTCCTCGGCGTCGGCGGTCTCCGACACCCGCAGGCGCCAACCGCCGTTCAGGGACAGGGACGCCGCGTCCGAGGACGCGTACCAGGCACGCGGGGGCAGGGTCCCGCGGCCGGGCGACACGTCCTCGACGTAGCCGGTCGAGCCGCTTGCCGGGGTGCGCGATGACATGGGGACGAAGTCCTTTCGCAGAGTGGTGGCCTCTTCGTGGGCCGTGACGCGCCGGGAACTACCGCGGGCCGCCCACGGCGTGCCTCCCGGCGCCCTTCCCGGCCGGCTGCAGCGCGCCCTCCAGCGCGAACGTCGCCGCTCCCAGGCACACCGGATCGGTCGGGATCGGGGAGAGGACGATCCGGGCGGCGGCCAGCGGGCGGCGCAGCGCGTGCCGGGTGACGGCCGCGCGCACCTCGTCGAGCAGCGGCTCGCCGAACGCGGCCGCGACCCAGCTGCTGAGCACGACCACCTCCGGATTGAACAGGTTGATCAGATCGGCGACCCCGGCGCCCAGATAGCGGGCGGTCTCCCGGAGCACCCGCACCGCCACCGGATCGCCCGCCCGTACGCCCGCGGCGAGCGCGTCGACGGTGGCCGTCTGGTCGCCGGGCCGCAGCAGCGGGCTGTCCGGCTGCGCCTCCCGCAGATTGAGCATGATCCCGGGCGCCCCGGTGTACGTCTCCACGCAGCCGTGGTTGCCGCAGTGGCAGGGGCGGCCGTCCAGGACGAGCGTGGTGTGCCCCCATTCGCCGGCGCTGTTGGTCACGCCCCGGTGCACCCCGCCGCCCAGCACCAGCCCGGCGCCCACCCCGGTCCCCAGGTTCACCACCACCGCGTCCCCGTGCCCGCGCGCCGCCCCGGACCACAGCTCGGCCACCGCGCAGGCCCGCAACGGGTTGTCCAGGTAAAGGGGGCAGGCGAGGTGGCCGGCGAGCAGGTCGAGCAACGGGACGTCGTGCCAGTCCCAGTTGGGCGCGTACACGCAGACGCCGGTGTCCCGGTCCACCTGCCCCGGCACGCTCACCCCGGCCCCGAGCACCCGGGCGGCCCCGTCCCCGGCCCGGGCGACCACGGAACCGACCGCCGCGGCCACCCGCCCCGCGACCTGCTCGGGCCGGTCCTCCCCGGGGCCCAGTGCCTCGTCGGCGCGGGCCAGCACGTTCAGCGCCAGGTCGAAGAGCTCGACCCGGACGTAGGTCTCCGCCAGGTCGACGCCGATCAGCGCGCCGCCCGACGTGTTGACGGCCACCAGGCCCCGGGGGCGGCCGCCGGCCGAGTCCTCGAAGCCGACCTCGGTGATCATGCCCAGGGCGAGCAGCTCGCCGACCAGGGTGGCGACGGTGGCGAGACTGAGCCCGGTGGCCGCGGCCAGCTCCTGCCGGGAGGTCGGCGACGCGGCGATGATCTGGCGCAGCACCCGGTAGCGGTTGGCCGTGCGGATGTCCCGCGATGTGCGCTTCACCGAAGCCGCCCCCGTCCCTGCCGGGCCGCCCGGGCACCGGCGCGGCCAGGCTACGCAGCGGGCGGACCTTTCGACAAGGGGTTCGGAAAGGGGGGCGACGAAGTCCGGCCGGTGGCCGGGGTCACTCGCCCAGGACGTCCCGCACGAAGGCGTTGGTGAACTTGCGCCGCGGGTCCAGGTGCTCGACGCAGTTCCGGAAGTCGTCCAGCCGCGGGTAGCGGGCGCGCAGTTCCGCGGCCGGCGTGGTGAACACCTTCCCCCAGTGCGGGCGCGGGTCGAACGGGGCCAGCGCCTCCTCCACCCGCGCCACCACGGGCAGCACCGCCCGGGTGTCCTCGACCCAGGTGAAGTGGACGGCCACCGTGTCCCGCCCGTAGGAGGGGCTGAGCCACTGGCCGTCGGCGGCGACGGTCCGCACCTCGCAGGTCTGCAGCACGGGGGCGACCGTCTCCCGGATCCCGTCCAGGGCGTGCAGCGCGGCGACCGCCGACTCCCGCGGCATCAGGTACTCCGACTGCAGCTCCGCCCCGCTGCTCGGCGTGAACTCCGCCCGGAAGTGCGGCAGCCGCTCGTGCCAGGGTCCCGGCACCCCGAACTGCTCGGTGCAGTTCACGGCGGGCATGCCCGGCACCGGGTGCGTCTTCTCCGTCGCCGGGGCCGCCCGGGCGAAGTCGGGCAGCGGCTGGTCGGTGCGCCGCTTCACCCAGACCTGCCGGAAGCCCGGCGCCCGCCAGTCGGTGAACAGGCTGACGCTGTACGCCGCCGACATCACCGTCTCGAACGCGGCCCGGTCCAGCCCGTCCAGGGGCATCTCGGTGAACACGTGCTGCTCGACCTCGAAGGCCGGCTCCAGGTCCAGGGTGAGCGAGGTGACGACACCGAGCGCGCCCAGCGAGGTGACCGCCCCGCCGAACCGCTCGTCGCCGCGCGCCAGGGTCACCGTGGAACCGTCCGCCGCCACGATCTCCACCGCGCGCACGGACGAGGCCAGCGGCCCGTTGCCGACACCGGAGCCATGGGTGCCGGTGGCGACCGAACCGGCCACCGAGATGTGCGGCAGCGACGCCATGTTCGCCAGCGCCAGCCCGTGCCGGTGCACCTCCCGCGCCAGCTCCGCGTAGCGGACGCCGCCGCCGACCCGTACCGTCCGGGCCGCCGTGTCCACCTCGATCCCGGGGGGCAGCACGTCGAGGGAGAGCAGGACGCCGTCCTCGCCGGGCTCGGCGATCTCGTTGAAGGAGTGCCCGCTGCCCAGTACCCGCACCCGCGGGCTCCCGGCGACCAGATCCCGCAGCGCGTCCATGCCGTGCGGGCGGTGCAGCTCCTTGGCGGCGTACGTGATGTTGCCCGCCCAGTTGGTCACGCTCTCGGTCATCCCTCGTCCTTCCCGGCCGTCGGGGCCGAAAGGTGCCCCCGCCGGAACCTATCCCGGGAGTGACCCACGCCATGTGGGGGGACCCGGCACCCCGGATGCCCCGGCGGGGGCATACCGTGAGGAGTCGTACGTCAGCACCGGGAGGAGAACAACGGGATGGGCAGCCGTACCGCGCTGGTCGAGGATCTGATGGAGCGGTTCCCGCACGTGCCGCGCGAGGCCGTGTTCAAGGAGGACCTGCTGCGCGGCGGTGTGGCCTTCGATCCGTCCGCGCTCAGTGACAACGAGGGCGGTGACGTCAAGCCGAAGTCGTACTTCATCTTCTCCTTCGACCACGGCACCCTGCCCGAGCTGGGCGAGGCCGCGCTGCGGCGCCCGCCGGAGGAGATCATCCTCACGGGCGGCCCCTACGACCTGCGCCGTACGGTCGTGTCGGTGCGCGTGAACCCGGCCTCCCCCTACCGGGTGGCCGCCGACGAGCACGGCATGCTCGGCCTGTACCTCGACGGCAAGCGGATCTCGGACGTCGGCGTGCCGCCCATGCCCGAGTACTACCGGCACACCCTGTCCAACGGGAAGTCGGTGATGGAGGTCGCCCCCACCATCCAGTGGGGATACCTGATCTATCTGACCGTCTTCCGGGTCTGCCAGTACTTCGGCGCCAAGGAGGAGTGCCAGTACTGCGACATCAACCACAACTGGCGCCAGCACAAGGCGGCCGGCCGGCCCTACACCGGGGTGAAGGACGTCGAGGAGGTCCTGGAGGCCCTGGAGATCATCGACCGGTACGACACGGCGAAGGCCTCCACCGCCTACACCCTGACCGGCGGCGCCATCACCAGGACCGTCTCCGGACGCGACGAGGCCGACTTCTACGGCCACTACGCCAAGGCCATCGAGGAGCGCTTCCCCGGCCGCTGGATCGGCAAGGTCGTCGCCCAGGCGCTGCCCAAGGACGACGTGCAGCGCTTCAAGGACTACGGCGTGCAGATCTACCACCCCAACTTCGAGGTGTGGGACGAGTACCTCTTCAAGATGTACTGCCCCGGCAAGGAGCGTTACGTCGGCCGTGACGAGTGGCACCGGCGCATCCTCGACTCCGCCGACGTGTTCGGCGCGCGCAACGTGATCCCCAACTTCGTCGCGGGCGTGGAGATGGCCGAGCCCTTCGGCTTCAAGACCGTCGACGAGGCGATCGCGTCCACCACCGAGGGCCTGCGCTTCTTCATGTCGCAGGGCATCACGCCCCGCTTCACCACCTGGTGCCCCGAGCCGACCACCCCGCTCGGCAAGGCCAACCCGCAGGGCGCGCCGCTGGAGTACCACATCCGGCTGCTCCAGGCGTACCGGCAGACCATGGAGGACTTCGGCCTCTCCTCGCCCCCCGGATACGGTCCGCCCGGACCCGGCCGCGCGGTGTTCTCCGTCAGCTCCTTCATGGACAGCCTCCCGGCGCAGGAGCCCGCCGAGGCGGTCTGAGCCACCGGGGCGCACGCCCCCGCACAGGATTCGGAAGGCCGGAACCGAGACGTTCCGGCCTTCCGTGCGTATTGTCCCTTCGGGGTGTCGCGACGCCGCCACGGAAAGTGAGGGAAGCGCTTGTCAGTTGTGTCGGGGACGTGAAAGGCTCGGCCACTGCCGCGAGGTTTTCCCCAACTCCACAGCCAGTATGGCGAGTTGACCTCGTTCGTGATGCGGGAGACTCATGCCCGACCTGCCGAGCCCCCAGGACGCCACCGAGGCGGCGCTGTTCACCGAGTGCTGGGACGCGGCGCTGTCCTACGCCGACCTGTGCACGGCCGGCTCCGCCGCCGCCGCGGAACTCGCCCGTGAGGCCTTCGAACAGGGCATACGGGAGCTGCGCGCCGCGGAGTCGGCCACCGTCCGCGGCCACGGCCGCCGTTCCGCCCGGCTGCCCCGGATACCCCTGCTGCTGACGGCCGTTCGCAGCACCGCGGCCGCCTGGGAGGAGGCCGGAAAGGGCCACAAGCTCGACCCCGACCTGCGCCTGTGGCTCCACTCCGACCAGGCCGCCCGCTACACCGGCCCGCCACTGGAACGCCCGGTCGCCCTGCGCGGACTGCGCGATCTGCAGCACGCGGACGCCGAACTGCTGTGGCTCGCCGAGGCGGAGGCCCTGCCGCTGCCCCTGGTGGCCCGCCGGCTCGGCCTCGACCCCGCCACCGCGGCCGACGAACTCGCCCAGGTCGGCCGCATGTTCCGGGACCGCTGCCACCGCAACCACCTCGACTCGCCCCTGGACGCCGAGTGCCGCAGCTACGCACGGCTGCTCGACGCCGTCACCCGCTCGCCCGCCGCGGACACCCCCGACGACCTGTCCCGGCACCTCGCCACCTGCCACCCGTGCGCCGAGGCCGCCGCCTGCCTGCGGCTGCACGGCGGGGGACTGCCCGGAGCGCTGGCCGGCGGGGTGATCGGCTGGGGCGGCCTCGCCTACCTGGAACGCCGCCGCCGCGCCGCCGAGGTACGCCTCGGGGCCGGACGCCCCGACCGTGCCGACCCGGACACCGGTGACCCGGCGCACCCCGCCGGCCGGACCCGGATCGCCCGGCACGGCCCGCTGGTCGCCGCCGTCCTGGTGTCCCTGCTCGCGCTCGCCGTCTCACTGATGCCGTTCGGCGGCGACACGGCCGACGACGGCGCCGGACGCGCCGACGCCGACCGGCAGCCGGTGGCCGACCCCGGACCCTCGCTCCCCGCCGCGCCCACCGCCGGCCCCTCCGACACCCCGTCCCCCGAGCCGTCCCGCACGCCCACCCCGGACAGCCCCGCGGACCGGCAGATCCCCGACCCCGAACCGCAGGGCACCTCCTCCGCCACCCCCGCGCCCGAGACCACCGGCCGCGGCGCCCCGGCCGCCTGCCGGGTCGACTACGCCCTGGTCAACCAGTGGCCCGACGGATTCCAGGCCGCCGTCACCGTCACCACCCGGGACCCCCTCGCGTCCTGGCGCGTCGGCTTCACCTTCCCGGACGGCCAGCGGGTCACCCAGACGTGGGACGGCTCGGCGCACCAGGACGGGGCCGCCGTCACCGTCACCGCCGCCGACTACAACAAGTCGGTCGCCGCGGGCGGCAAGCTCGCCTTCGGCTTCCTCGCGTCCTGGAGCGGAGCCAACCGCCCGCCGTCCGGCTTCACCCTCAACGGACGGACGTGCGCGGCCGTGTGACCCCCGGGCCCGGAAAACAAGTTGACGGGCCGGTGCTGCCGCGGGCTACTGTGACGGCAGATCACGCGGTGGCCGCGCGCCACCGCACCGGAACGATCGTGGAGTGAGGAGGTGCCGACCGATGGCTGTCACCGCGCCGGGCGCTGCCCGCATCAGGGAAACCGTCACGTCCACCTCCGTGGCCACCGGCTGACCTCACCCTTTCCCGCGCCCACGCGCGGCCGCCGGGGCCACCCCACCTGAAGGGTCACCCCCTTGAGTTCCACCTCCGTCTCCTCCGCGCTCGCCCCCTACGGCTGGGACGACGCCTGGGCCGGCGAGTTCGCCCCCTACGACGCCGAAGGGCTGCTGCCCGGGCGCGTGATCCGGGTCGACCGCGGCCAGTGCGATGTCGTCACCGCGGGCGGCACCCTGCGGGCCGACACCGCCTTCGTCACCCCGCACGACCCCCTGCGGGTCGTCTGCACGGGCGACTGGGTCGCCGTCGAACCCGGCGGCAACCCGCGCTACGTACGCGCGTATCTGCCACGCCGTACCGCCTTCGTGCGCTCCACCTCCTCCAAGCGGTCCGAGGGGCAGATCCTCGCCGCCAACGTCGACCACGCCGTCGTCGCCGTCTCCCTCGCCGTCGAACTCGACCTGGGCCGTATCGAACGCTTCCTGGCACTGGCCTGGGAGTCCGGGGCGCAGCCGGTGGTCGTCCTCACCAAGGCCGACCTCGTGCCGGACGCGGTGACCCGGGCGCACCTTGTCCAGGACGTGGAGACCAGCGCCCCGGGCGTGCCCGTGATCACCGTCAGCGCGCGCGACGGGGACGGCCTCGACGTCCTCGCCGCGATCACCGCCGGCGGTACGTCGGTGCTGCTCGGCCAGTCCGGGGCGGGCAAGTCCACCCTGGCCAACGCGCTCCTCGGCGAGGACGTGATGGACGTACGGGCCACCCGGGACGTCGACGGCAAGGGCCGGCACACCACCACCACCCGCAACCTGCTGGCACTGCCCGGCGGGGGAGTCCTCATCGACACACCGGGACTGCGGGGCGTCGGCCTCTGGGACGCCGGAACCGGCGTCGGCCAGGTGTTCGCCGAGATCGAGGAGCTCGCCGAGGGCTGCCGCTTCCACGACTGCGCCCACGAGAACGAGCCGGGCTGCGCGGTCCTCGACGCCGTGGAGGGCGGCGCGCTGCCGCAGCGCCGCCTGGACAGCTACCGCAAGCTGCTCCGGGAGAACCAGTACATCGTCGCCAAGACCGACGCCAGGCTCCGCGCGGAGATCCGCAAGGACTGGAAGCGCAAGGGCGCAATCGGCAGGGCGGCGATGGAGGCCAAGCGGGGCCGCCTGCGGTAGCGCACCTCCCCGTCCGATTTCCGCCAGCCGGGACGCCCCGGCCGGCGGAGACTGGACGGTGTGAAGGACGAGGACAGCAGGTACCAGGCGGTGCGCAGCCGGGACGGCCGGTTCGACGGGGTGTTCTTCTTCGCCGTCGAGACGACCGGGATCTACTGCCGGCCCAGCTGCCCCGCCGTCACCCCCAAACGGCACAACGTGCGGTTCTTCCCGACCGCCGCCGCCGCGCAGGGCTCCGGGTTCCGGGCCTGCCGGCGGTGCCGCCCGGACGCCGTGCCCGGCTCCGCCGAATGGAACGTACGGGCCGACGTCGTCGGCCGGGCCGTGCGGCTGATCGCCGACGGCGTCGTCGACCGCGAGGGCGTCGCCGGACTCGCCGCACGGCTCGGCTACAGCGCCCGCCAGGTGCAGCGGCAGCTCACCGGCGAGCTCGGCGCCGGGCCGGTCGCGCTCGCCCGGGCCCAGCGCGCGCACGCCGCCCGGGTGCTGCTGCAGACCACCGGCCTGCCGGTCACCGAGATCGCCTTCGCCGCCGGATTCGCCAGCGTGCGGCAGTTCAACGACACCGTACGGGCCGTGTACGCCACCACCCCCAGCGGGCTGCGCGCCGCCGCGCCCCGCCGCGGACGGACCGCGGCGCGCACCGCCACACCCTCCGCCGGGATCCCCCTGCGGCTCGCCCACCGCGGCCCCTACCAGGCGGGACACGTCTTCGACCTGCTGGAACGCGAGGCCGTCCCCGGCGTCGAGGAGGTGAGCGGCACGCCGGGCGCCCGCACCTACCGGCGCACCCTGCGGCTGCCCTACGGCACCGGCATCGCCGCCGTCGGCGAACGCCCGCACACCGGTCCCGGCGCCCACCCCGGCGGCTGGCTCGACGCCCGCGTCCACCTCACCGACCCCCGCGACCTGACCACCGCCGTACAACGGCTGCGGCGGCTGTTCGACCTGGACGCCGACCCGTACGCCGTCGACGAACGGCTCGGCGCGGACGCCCGGCTCGCCCCGCTGGTCGCCGCCCGCCCCGGGCTGCGCTCCCCGGGCGCCGCCGACCCGGAGGAGTTCGCGGTGCGCGCGCTGACCGGCCGCGACGAGGCCGCACGGCTGGTCCGGTGCCACGGCAAGCGGCTCGACGCCCCCTGCGGCCCCCTCACCCACCTGTTCCCCGAACCCGCCGCCCTCGCCGGGGCTGAGCCCGGCGGCACCCTGGGCGCGCTCGCCGCCGCCCTCGCCGACGGCACCGTCCTCCTCGGCCCCGGCGCGGACCGGGACGCCGCCCGCCTGGCCCTGGCCGCCGTCCCCGGCCTCGGCCCGCGTACCATCGCCGCGATCCGCACCCGCGCGCTCGGCGAGCCGGACGTGGCCCCGCCCGGCCCGGACCTTCCCGACAGCTGGCGCCCCTGGCGCTCGTACGCCCTGAACCACCTGCGCGCAGCAGGGGAGTTGGAGTGATCATGACCGCCACCACGTACTGGACGAGCGTGGACAGCCCCGTCGGGCCGCTGCTGCTCACCGCCGCCCCGACCGGCGAGCTGACCTCGCTGTCCGTGCCCGGGCAGAAGGGCGGGCGCACCGTGCGCGACGACTGGCGGCCCGACCCCGGCCCGTTCCGCGAGGCCGCGCGGCAGCTCGCCGCGTACTTCGCGGGAGACCTCGAGGAGTTCCGGCTGGCCGTGCGCACCGCCGGCACCCCCTTCCGGGAGAAGGTGTGGGACGCCCTCGACGCCGTCCCCTACGGCGCCACCGTGTCCTACGGCGAGATCGCCGCGCGGATCGGCGCGCCCCGGGCCGCCGTGCGCGCCGTCGGCGGCGCGATCGGCGCGAACCCCCTGCTCATCGTCCGCCCCTGCCACCGGGTGATCGGCGCGGACGGCTCGCTCACCGGGTACGCCGGGGGCCTGGAGCGGAAGGTGCGGCTGCTCACCCACGAGGGAGTACTGCCCACGCCGCCGTGAGCGCGGGTCAGCCCCAGAACACCGCGCCCAGCCATGCCGCCGTGATCAGCTGGCAGGCGAACAGCTCCGTCAGCACGCTCCAGCCGCCCGAGCGCATCACCGTACGGGTCGCCGCGGCCGCCTCGCCGCGCCGGCCCAGCCGGAGCCGCTCGCGGACGTAGACCCCGGCGAGGAACCCGGGGACCGCGCCGGCCACCGGCAGCAGCACGAAGCCGAGGAACGAGCCGCAGCCCGCGTAGGCGAGCGTCCGGCCGTCGTAGCCCGCCGCGCGCAGCCGGCGGGACGGCAGCGCCCAGCGCACCGCCCGGGACAGCAACAGCAGGACGGTCGCCCCCACCAGCACCCACCAGGCGACGGGCCGCGGATCCTTCAGCGCCCACCACAGCACCCCGGCCCACACCAGCCATGATCCGGGCACCCCTGGCAGCAGCACTCCGCACAGTCCGAGCAGGAGCACCAGTCCGGCGAGCAGGAGGTCCCACGCTCCCATTCGTCCAGGGTGCCGGAGGCGGGGAGGCGGCGCAGAACGGGACGGCCCGCCCCCGCCGGCGCCCGTCGCACAGCCGTCCCGCCGTTCACCCGACGGGCCGCCCCGGACGCGACGCCGGGCGGGGATTTTCCCGATGCCCCGTTTGCATCCGGCCCTCGCGGTGGACAATTGGGGGCATGAGCCAGCAGGGGGGAAGGCCCACCGGTCCCGAGGACGACTGGTGGGGGCAGCTGTACGACGACGGCACCGGTGACACGGGCCCCGCACCGGCGCCCGACTCCCTGGACGACCGCTTCGCCTCGGCGTCCGGCACCCTGGACGCGGGCGGCCCCGCCCCGGCCGGCGCACCCCCGGCCCCTGCGGTCCCCGCCCCCCGGCCGGCCCCCGCCGGTCCGCCGGACCTGCCGCCGCGCGCCCCCTGGGAGCCCCCGGGCTCCTCGTCCCCGGGCCCGGTGACGTTCCCCGCCAGGCCCTCCCGGCCGCCCGAGCCCCCACCACGGCCGGCGTCCGACCCGCCACCGCCTCCCGCCGCCCCCACCACCGGCCGGGCCCTCGGCGCCTGGACCCCGGCCACGGCGCCGCCGCCACCGCCCGCGGCCCCGCCGGCGGGCGACGCCCCCGCGGGCCCCCGCGCCTCCCGTCTCGAACCGCTCCCGGACCCGCCCCCGTCCCGCGGCTACGTGGGTTCCCGGCCGCCCACCTACGACGCCGAGCCCACCGCCCTCCCCGAGACCGACCCCGACGACCCCGGCGATCCGGTCCCGGACACCGTGCTCGACGGCGCCCGCTACGGGGCCTGCACCCTGCGCGCCGCCTCCGTGCGCGGCGACTCCGCCCGCTACCGGGGCGAGCCGCGCCGCGACGCGCTGCTGACCGCGCGGTTCGGCACCGGCGAGCAGGCCCTCGTCCTGGTGGCCCTGGCGACCGGCGCCCGCACCGCGCCCGGCGCGCACCGGGCCGCCGCCGACGCCTGCCGGTGGATCGGCGCGGCGGTGGGCCGCAGCCACGCCCGCCTCGTCGACGACCTCAGGGCGGCCCGGCGCGGCGACCTCAAGTCCGGCCTGCACCGTCTCACCGACCGCAGCCTCGGCAGGCTCCGCGCCGACGCGGCCGAGCAGGGCCTCGACCCCGGCCTCCACACGGCCACCCTGCGCTGCCTGCTGCTGCCCGCCGACCCCGAGTGCCGCACCCGGGTCTTCTTCGGCGTGGGCCCCGGCGGGCTGTTCCGGCTGCGGGAGGGGGAGTGGCAGGACATCGAACCGGAGGCCGCCGACGTGCGGGGCGCACCCGTGGCCGGTTTCGGCTCGCCGCCCTCCGAGACCCCCGGGGGCGACCGCCTCACCATGGACCTGGGCATCCCCACACCGCCCAGCCCGTACGAGCCGGCCCCCGAACCGCCCCGCGAACCGTTCCGCTTCCGGACCTCCGTAGCCCGGCCGGGTGACACCCTGCTGATGTGCGGCACCGGTCTCGCCGACCCCCTGCGCGGCGAGCGGGACCTGCGCGCGCACCTCGCCGACCGGTGGTCGGGGCCCGAACCGCCCGGCCTCGCCGCGTTCCTCGCCGACACCCAGGTACGGGTCAAGGGATACGCCGACGACCGTACGGCCGTCGCCGTTTGGGAGGCGTGAGCGCGCCCGGTGTGACTACATGGAACCCTCCAGGCATGTTCCACACCCGAGGGGCAGACGGAACCCATGGTCAAACAGAACGTCGCGGAACAGTTCGTCGACATCCTCACCCGCGCGGGAGTCAAACGCCTCTACGGCGTCGTCGGCGACAGCCTCAACCCCGTCGTCGACGCCGTGCGCCGTAACTCCGCCATCGACTGGGTCCACGTCCGGCACGAGGAGACCGCCGCCTTCGCCGCCGGAGCCGAGGCCCAGATCACCGGCAGGCTGGGCGCCTGCGCCGGCTCCTGCGGGCCCGGAAACCTGCACCTCATCAACGGCCTCTACGACGCCCACCGTTCCATGGCCCCCGTCCTCGCCCTCGCCTCGCACATCCCGTCCAGCGAGATCGGCCTGGGCTACTTCCAGGAGACCCACCCCGACCAGCTGTTCCGCGAGTGCAGCCACTACAGCGAGATGATCTCCAGCCCGCAGCAGATGCCCCGGCTGCTGCAGACGGCCATCCAGCACGCCGTCGGCCGTTCCGGCGTCAGCGTCGTCACCCTCCCGGGCGACATCGCCGACCATGCCGCCCCCGAGAAGCCCGCCGAGACCGCCCTCGTCACCTCCCGGCCCACGGTCCGCCCCGGCGACGCCGAGATCGACCGGCTGGTCGACATGATCGACGAGGCCGAGAAGGTCACGCTGTTCTGCGGCGCCGGCACGAAGGGCGCGCACGCCGAGGTCATGGAGTTCGCGCAGAAGATCAAGTCCCCGGTGGGGCACGCCCTGCGCGGCAAGGAGTGGATCCAGTACGACAACCCGTACGACGTCGGCATGAGCGGACTGCTCGGCTACGGCGCCGCCTACGAGGCCACCCAC carries:
- a CDS encoding protein phosphatase 2C domain-containing protein, with product MSQQGGRPTGPEDDWWGQLYDDGTGDTGPAPAPDSLDDRFASASGTLDAGGPAPAGAPPAPAVPAPRPAPAGPPDLPPRAPWEPPGSSSPGPVTFPARPSRPPEPPPRPASDPPPPPAAPTTGRALGAWTPATAPPPPPAAPPAGDAPAGPRASRLEPLPDPPPSRGYVGSRPPTYDAEPTALPETDPDDPGDPVPDTVLDGARYGACTLRAASVRGDSARYRGEPRRDALLTARFGTGEQALVLVALATGARTAPGAHRAAADACRWIGAAVGRSHARLVDDLRAARRGDLKSGLHRLTDRSLGRLRADAAEQGLDPGLHTATLRCLLLPADPECRTRVFFGVGPGGLFRLREGEWQDIEPEAADVRGAPVAGFGSPPSETPGGDRLTMDLGIPTPPSPYEPAPEPPREPFRFRTSVARPGDTLLMCGTGLADPLRGERDLRAHLADRWSGPEPPGLAAFLADTQVRVKGYADDRTAVAVWEA